The following are encoded in a window of Impatiens glandulifera unplaced genomic scaffold, dImpGla2.1, whole genome shotgun sequence genomic DNA:
- the LOC124917610 gene encoding protein SAR DEFICIENT 1-like: MAAKRYFPESGIDMDHQTAKRTKSKPSFASVISEVLMVNFMQNFCSTMEPMIRKVVKEEVERGLKIGGKSLIRSSSIRVQALEQSNFRLVFRSKLSLPIFTGTKISDMESNPLQIYLVDSNNDHMMYTNPLKVEIVVLDGDFPKDGSDTWTSDEFNRNIVKERAGRRPLLTGDLSLTMRDGYAVVGQIEFTDNSSWIRSRKFRLGARVVQGSEKGTRVCEAITESFVVRDHRGELYKKHHPPMLEDEVWRLEKIGKDGAFHKKLNTSGINTVQDFLQLSVVDPTKLRKILGVGMSDRMWEVTLRHAKTCEMGSKLYIFKGPNYSLLLDPVCHLVKAMVNGQSYPCTKDLVNMNRGFAENLVKEAYQNWKLLEEIDGHLNTTPLLTQGEQMEEYPNQSMERSNYQSQPAEVNDSMSAGNTNFVSSEWLVSSQYYQNNTPENAIGYQFLESSSDEDPTPARCFFYEGQPMERA, from the exons ATGGCAGCTAAACGTTATTTCCCAGAATCTGGAATCGACATGGACCACCAAACTGCAAAACGAACAAAATCTAAGCCTTCCTTTGCCTC CGTTATTAGCGAAGTCCTTATGGTCAACTTCATGCAGAATTTCTGCTCTACCATGGAACCCATGATTAGAAAAGTG GTTAAGGAGGAAGTTGAACGTGGATTAAAGATAGGTGGAAAGTCCTTAATCCGGTCATCTTCTATAAGAGTTCAAGCACTTGAACAATCAAACTTTCGGTTAGTTTTTAGGAGCAAACTATCCCTTCCGATATTCACGGGGACAAAAATATCGGACATGGAGAGCAATCCTCTTCAAATTTACCTCGTGGATTCAAATAATGATCATATGATGTACACAAATCCGTTGAAGGTGGAAATTGTTGTACTCGATGGAGATTTTCCGAAAGACGGTAGCGATACATGGACTAGCGATGAATTTAACCGAAATATAGTTAAGGAGAGGGCCGGGAGAAGGCCGTTATTGACTGGTGACTTGAGTTTGACGATGAGGGATGGATATGCAGTTGTTGGACAAATTGAATTTACGGATAATTCAAGCTGGATTCGTAGTAGAAAGTTTCGACTTGGAGCTCGGGTGGTTCAAGGCAGCGAGAAAGGAACTAGGGTTTGTGAAGCAATTACAGAATCGTTTGTTGTTAGAGATCATCGCGGAGAAT tATACAAGAAACACCACCCACCAATGCTAGAAGACGAGGTATGGCGGCTAGAGAAGATCGGAAAAGACGGAGCTTTCCACAAGAAACTAAATACCAGCGGAATCAATACAGTTCAAGATTTCCTTCAGTTATCAGTTGTCGATCCAACCAAACTCagaaag ATATTAGGGGTAGGAATGTCAGATAGGATGTGGGAAGTGACTCTCAGACATGCAAAAACGTGCGAGATGGGCAGCAAGTTATACATATTCAAGGGCCCAAATTACTCCCTTTTGTTGGATCCTGTGTGTCATTTGGTCAAAGCTATGGTGAATGGACAGTCATACCCCTGCACCAAGGACTTGGTCAACATGAATAGG GGATTTGCTGAAAATTTGGTGAAAGAAGCATATCAAAACTGGAAGTTATTGGAGGAAATTGATGGACACTTGAACACAACCCCACTTCTTACCCAAG GTGAGCAAATGGAAGAGTATCCCAATCAAAGTATGGAAAGGTCAAACTACCAATCCCAGCCGGCGGAAGTAAATGATTCTATGTCAGCAGGAAACACCAACTTTGTGAGCTCTGAATGGCTGGTTTCTTCGCAGTATTACCAAAACAACACACCTGAAAATGCCATTGGTTACCAATTCCTAGAGTCTTCATCTGATGAAGATCCAACACCTGCTAGGTGTTTCTTCTACGAGGGTCAACCGATGGAGCGTGCCTAA